A genomic region of Arachis stenosperma cultivar V10309 chromosome 9, arast.V10309.gnm1.PFL2, whole genome shotgun sequence contains the following coding sequences:
- the LOC130951169 gene encoding lactoylglutathione lyase-like, with protein sequence MYRFIAKPQFFLSPNSIPFQLSHTHKPKKFSGFRLFSMALEPKELPTNNPGLTATPDPATKGYFMQQTMFRIKDPIYKMDLNS encoded by the exons ATGTACCGATTCATCGCCAAACCCCAATTTTTCCTCTCTCCCAATTCAATCCCTTTCCAACTCTCACATACCCACAAACCAAAG AAATTCAGTGGGTTTCGTCTGTTCTCAATGGCTTTGGAACCGAAGGAGTTACCAACTAACAACCCTGGTCTTACTGCTACCCCTGACCCAGCTACTAAGGGTTACTTCATGCAGCAAACT ATGTTTAGAATCAAAGACCCCATATATAAAATGGATTTGAACAGCTAG